In the Rhodoferax fermentans genome, TTGCGCGCAAATCTTGCAAAAAGCCGTCCACCTTGGTCTCATCACCGGTCAGGAAAAACCGGGCAGACAGCGCCAGCCGCTCGCGGATGCGTTCACGTAATTCGGCGGTGGCGGCTTCAGTGAAGGTCATCACCAGGATTTGTGGCGGGTACAGGCCCACACCGGGCTGGTCTGAGTCAGCGGTGTGGCCCAGCACCAGTCGCACATACAGCGCGGCCAGTGTCCAGGTTTTGCCGGTGCCCGCTGATGCCTCAATTAGCTGCAGGCCATGCAGCGGCAGGGTCAGCGGGTTGAGGGTGTGTGTCACCGGCGATGTGGTGCTGGGGATGCTGCTCATGCGGCCACCCCCGTGCTCACTTCGGCCTGGGCCAGCAGATCACCATAGAGCTGCTGCGCCCAGTGCGGCAGTGCTTCCGCCAGGTCGTCATAACTTACAAAAGCGCGCTGCAGGTAGGCTGACTCGGCGCGTTCACCGCCGCGCTGGCCGCCTTCAAAAGCGTCGCGGGTGGCCTCATGCGGGTCTTTGGTCACTTTGCCTGCGGCCAGCAGCGCCTGGTTTTGGCGCTCGGCCAGCAGGTAAGCCCAGGCGGTTTTGCAGGCGACTGGCAGCGGCTGTGCCCAGGCTTGGGTATAGGCTTGCCCCAGGTCGCCCAGTGTGGCCAAGGCCGCGTCAGACGACAGCGGGCGAAACACCACCTGGCCGTCGACCCCCAGCTGCACGCTGGTGATCTGCAACCCACTGGCACAGGCCACCAAATGCCGCAGCCACAGGCCCACCAACACATGGTGGCGCGCGGCCAGATTGGCGCCCCGACCCTGCAACACCGCGCCGGTGCGTTCGGCCAGTTGCAGACAAGGTGCCTCCCCGCCCTGCCCCTGCGACCACAGGCCGTTGAGCGTGCCGATCAGGGTCTGGCCCAAAGGCAAGCTCAGCTCAATCGGAACCGCCGCCATCACCACCGGGTAAGCCTGGAGCCAAGTGGCGCGGGACAGCAGCACGGTCTGCGCCTTGTCCATCAGCTCAGCCGCCACCCGGTTGCCAAAGCCAGCCAGCGGCAACTGGCCAGCGGCGTAGAGGCTGCGCAAGGCTAAAGCGCTGCCATCGGCTTGTAACAGCGCGGCACCAGCCTGGTACTGCTGCAGGTGGTTCAGGGCAAACGGTTCGTCTTCTTGCTCCAGCTCGTCCAGTTCGTCAAACTCCACCTGCAGCCGCTGGCGAAAAAACACCTCGACCGGCTGGCGCAGCAGGCGTTGTAAATCGGCCAGCGTCAATGCGCTGGGGACCGCACTGCCCGTTGCTGCTTCAGTCACTTCACTCTTCATAGCAATCTGCCCTTTATTTATAAGGGCTAGAGGCCGAATCTTTTCCCAATCGGCGTCAAAGGTCTCAAAGCCTGAACCCTGCTCAAAGTAGGCCTCAGAAAACGGTTGCAGCGGCTGCGCCTGCGGCACCCGTTCAGGCGACCAACTGGCATTGACCACATCGAGCAACTGAGCCACCAGCACCGAGGGCGGCCGGCTGCTGTTGTCGGCCGCGCTGTGGCCCTGCCAGCTGATGTAGAGCCGGTGGCGCGCTGAGAGCAGCGCCTCCAGAAACAGGTAACGGTCGTCCTCGCGGCGCGAGCGGTCACCGGCGCGCCAGCTGCTGGCCATCAAATCGAAATCGCGCGCGGCCTGCACACGCGGGTAGGCGCCGTCGTTCATGCCCAAGAGGCCAATCACCTTGAACGGGATGGCGCGCATCGGCATCAAGGTGCCAAACTGCACACCACCACCAAAAAAGCGCTGCTGCAGACCCGCCTCGGTGATGTTGGCCAGCCAGTGTTCACGCACCACCTCCAGCGGCAGGGGGGTGTCCAGCGCCGCGTCCTCACAGGCTTGTTGCCAGTCGGCCAGGGGCGTGAGCAAGCGCTCGATGGCGCGCTCGTCCGCGTCGTCAGCCGGGGCAAAAAAGCGCTCGACCAGGGCTTGCAAAAGTTGACCCCACTGCGCGGGCGTGTGTTCCAGCTGCAAGATGGGCAGCGTCTGTTCAATGGCATCCAGCCAGTCCAGCAGGCCGGCTGCCAGCGGTGCGTCCAGGCCACTCAGTGCAGGCTGCGCCAAGGTGTCGCACCAGATCGCGCCGCTGGCCGCGTCTTGCTCTGGCTGCGCCCCACTGCTGCCCAAGGCGTAACCCAGCAGCAGGCGGCGCAGGCCAAAGGCCCAGGTGTTTTGCGCCAAACCCTGTGCGCCCGCAGGCAGACCCCAGGCCAGGCGGTGATTGGCGTCCAGCCCCCAGCGCACACCGGCGGTGGCCAGCCACTGCTGCACCTGGCGCACTGCAGCTTCGTCCAGGCCAAAACGCTCACGCACTGCGGCCACCTCAAACAGGCCCAGCCAATCGGCCAGCGAAAGGCGGCTGGTGGGCAAATTCAGCAACTGCTCCAGCGCCTGCACCAGCGGGCTCAAACGGGGGGTGCTGTCGGCCACCGAATACGGGATGTAACGCGGCTGGCCGGGTGTGAAGCGGCCAAACACCGCGTGGATGTGCGGCGCAAAAGCGGCCATGTCGGGCACCATCACCATCACCTCACGCGGCTGCAAAGCGGTGTCAGCCTCCAGCCAGGCCAGCAGCTGGTCGTGCAAGACTTCGAGCTCACGCTGGGCGCTGTGGCTGGTGACAAACAGCAGCGAGCCGTCGTCCGGCTGGGCCTGAGGCTCGGTGGGTGGTGGTGTCAGGTTAAAGATGGC is a window encoding:
- the recC gene encoding exodeoxyribonuclease V subunit gamma — translated: MNPPANPASDPSSPRGFMVLHGNRLEDLRDLLVSYVAAHPLAPLEPEVILLQSNGMKHWLELALAQDAALGICAATRMELPSSYLWQMYRAVLGADAVPEHMPFDKSALLWRLVRLLPALCSANPVYAPLQRYLSGDNPARKLYQLAEQLADVLDAYQSYRADWLADWADGLDKLRGPLDKAQPLPPEHTWQALLWRDIRADVGPELMEASRASVHERFLAALTQWVSSGNSGQRPPGVPRRLMVFGISSLPMQAVQALAALGQVCQVMLLVQNPCQYFWGDVVEGHAALRAQVRRRQLGKPQQVNSTALPAASAQPMLASWGKQGRDYLHLLDGFDEPESYRAHWSRVDVFMDPADRETPATQLAQLQSAIFNLTPPPTEPQAQPDDGSLLFVTSHSAQRELEVLHDQLLAWLEADTALQPREVMVMVPDMAAFAPHIHAVFGRFTPGQPRYIPYSVADSTPRLSPLVQALEQLLNLPTSRLSLADWLGLFEVAAVRERFGLDEAAVRQVQQWLATAGVRWGLDANHRLAWGLPAGAQGLAQNTWAFGLRRLLLGYALGSSGAQPEQDAASGAIWCDTLAQPALSGLDAPLAAGLLDWLDAIEQTLPILQLEHTPAQWGQLLQALVERFFAPADDADERAIERLLTPLADWQQACEDAALDTPLPLEVVREHWLANITEAGLQQRFFGGGVQFGTLMPMRAIPFKVIGLLGMNDGAYPRVQAARDFDLMASSWRAGDRSRREDDRYLFLEALLSARHRLYISWQGHSAADNSSRPPSVLVAQLLDVVNASWSPERVPQAQPLQPFSEAYFEQGSGFETFDADWEKIRPLALINKGQIAMKSEVTEAATGSAVPSALTLADLQRLLRQPVEVFFRQRLQVEFDELDELEQEDEPFALNHLQQYQAGAALLQADGSALALRSLYAAGQLPLAGFGNRVAAELMDKAQTVLLSRATWLQAYPVVMAAVPIELSLPLGQTLIGTLNGLWSQGQGGEAPCLQLAERTGAVLQGRGANLAARHHVLVGLWLRHLVACASGLQITSVQLGVDGQVVFRPLSSDAALATLGDLGQAYTQAWAQPLPVACKTAWAYLLAERQNQALLAAGKVTKDPHEATRDAFEGGQRGGERAESAYLQRAFVSYDDLAEALPHWAQQLYGDLLAQAEVSTGVAA